AAATATAGCTTTACATGAGTGAGCAGCCGAAATTTTTTTCAGCACATCCTGCAGGACTCCGCGTATCAACAAATGGATTTTTAGCCGACTGACCTTGAACACTGACAACAAGCACTTTGGACTCGAGTGCTGCGTGCATGCGTCCCATTTTGATGTGAGCAATGACGGAGGTGACTCCCAAGTGGATCAGCACCACCTGTGTGACAAAACACCACCATAATATTTTGGTGGGGAGGAGTTAGCTGGTATATTCAGAATTATGAAAATAAGTCAACACTATCATTTGTTTTCCATAAGgatataaaacaacaaaataatgcTTGGCTTTCACTCACTAAATCAAATGAGAGGCACGAAAAATGTTTATAAAAAACACTAAACTTAACTTAATgtgacataaatatatataacttAATTCAACAGTTAGGAAACAATCAGAGCtctaaatgtataaaatatacaaaaaaatgtttgcccCGCAGCTTTTTTTAAGGATTGTACACATTGATATTCTGTCAGATTATACATGATTTCACCTGTTGTAAGAGCATCTAtacgttttgtttgtgtttgctcacCTTTGAAGTCCAGTATTTCTGGGACATCTTTCCCGCTTTGGAGACAGTGTGAGTCACAATTTTACCATCGTCGGGAATCCACGGGCCACAGATTCCACCTTGTTTCTTCAAAGAGACGACAGAGCGGTTTACCAAGGTTTCATTCCAAAACTCGTCCTTTAGACAGTTAAGTCATGAGGAACAAGTGCTGGTATTTGAATAACTATTATTTGGGTTCAACGTGTGTTCACTAaaagagtgtgtctgtgtgtgtctctgctgttaCAGATACTTTTAAAACACCCAATCAGATGGAAACTTTGCAATAATGTTCTTTTAtgtgttattcttttttattctaACAACCTGTATTTTAGTAGGATGGTTTGAGTTTGGTTTGAGAATGTTTATTATCTTAAAATATCTTAATTTATTGACACAAAAGTTTGGGCTTTACCAAGAAGTCAAAGGGTTTTAAATGAAACACACTTCAAAGAACCCACCATGAGACCGAGAGGACAGGAGTGGACGTTGGCGTGGTAGACGCAGCAGTTCATTTCATTGGCGTTGTTCCAGTTTGGCGGGCAATCATGTTCATGACAGAACCTCTTAGCCTCTGACGCATTACTAGAAAGGGAACGTGGCGGGGGAACCATTAAAATCAATTAGCACAAAAACTCAGTGTTGCTATTTACAGTGGGAGGTCAAACAGAAACCATGATCAGTGTAAGTAGCCACAATTAAGATAATAGAAGCGGAATTAAAAGGATACTGTCAGGTAATACACTATCTAAAATGTTGTGTTCCTGCCAGATCACTTCTTTGAGTGTGTGCGTAGGTGCTTGTTGGTATGTGCAGTTTGCACGTCGACATGCGCGGGTTCTGGGCATGGCAGACGTTGAGGATGCCAAGTAA
This Gasterosteus aculeatus chromosome 8, fGasAcu3.hap1.1, whole genome shotgun sequence DNA region includes the following protein-coding sequences:
- the LOC144411432 gene encoding uncharacterized protein LOC144411432 — translated: MALRTAALYLCFLLGVHCWHDLDNTEYDCWPINDPNDFNMISCGGLEMAWVQRPPEKVSNGEEFNVSYTVTASDSFYEYAVKKQIFQFNNASEAKRFCHEHDCPPNWNNANEMNCCVYHANVHSCPLGLMKQGGICGPWIPDDGKIVTHTVSKAGKMSQKYWTSKVVLIHLGVTSVIAHIKMGRMHAALESKVLVVSVQGQSAKNPFVDTRSPAGCAEKNFGCSLM